aaaacTACACGTAAATTAGCTTCTTGAAGCAATAAGTGCCAACAACAAACCAAACTATGAGAAGAATAACAAAGACTGCCAAATAAGTGAGAAAAGTTGCTCCTCCAAAGATGATTCCAAGACCCAAAACTATGAGAAATGGTAGATAGGACTTCAGAATAGATGATTTATTCACCCATCTTCCATTTAAGAACATAAAAATAGCCAGATTTACCACATTCCACCCACCAGCCCGAAACTTGAGTCTGTTTAAACAATTTGCTACGAACGAGTGGCAATTGCAAGTTAAAATGTTGTAAGATTGGTGCTGATATTCTTGGGTACTCTTCTGCAAGGTTTCGTCCCATGTCAATGCACCTCTTCCAGGCTCATCATGTTGATATCCATCTTCGTTGCTATATGCAGCAGAGTACTGGGTATAACCACACTGGCAACCATGATTTTGTACAAAACAAAGTTAGAAGATGTTCAATAACAACCAAAAGTTAGCAACACTCCACGTTGCTGAATCACTACTTGGAAAGCTGTATTAAAGAGTCAGAAACTGCAGATGGGATTACAGAGCTTAGGGCCCTTTAGCACTGTCATTCTCTTAAAAGGTACGATAGACAGTGTCATCATGAGGTGCTCCCACAAGAGATGCATCAGAAGTGGTTCTTGCCATTTCACGAGAGACAAAAGCATACAGAACACTGTTTATTGCAATTAGTACATTTCAGTCCTGAAACTAATACTGAGGTATACCTGGTCTTTGCCTATTTGGAAATAGCATGTGGGTGCCCCAAATGCAAAGTTATCCACGCAAACATAGTTTGGCCCTGCAAAGTCCAAGATAACTCCATCTTCTCTACAAATCCCTAGGTGGCCAACGAAGGGAATAAACCATGACAGCAAGGGAAGAGGTGTCCAAACTATGCAGCATGGAAATCTTGCTCTTTTTGGATCAACTTCCATGCTGTGGGATGCATTTTCTTCAATCATAAGTGTGTGCTGAGGGTGTGTATTTGGTTCCATCACTGgagctgaaaaatgaaagaaaacatgctcccaaaattaagatttaaaccaaaCCAAAATAATCGAGCCATCATACAAAACCATTTTGGTTCAGATAAACCGTTTGCATGTTCAACAGCCATATCCATCAACCATGCAACAGTCAGGCACAAATAACACCATGGCCTAATTGTTAACAAGGCAGCAGCTAGTTGTCGTTCATCAAGTGTGTACAAAAAGCATGTAGAATAACTATATCCATGTTTCAAAGGCTCTAAAGGCGTTTCATGTAATTTCGTTTGAAAAGAACAGATTTTTTTGAAGGAGAGCACAGAAAAAGATAATCAATTAATAAATCATGATGAACATCTATCCACCAATATAATGCCAGAAATTTTATGCAATATCTCCTCCATCAAATTCGTTGTTTTCCTCTGAAACTGACTTAAAACAGACAAAATCTTTCCACCACACTAAGTTGCAGTTAAAGCAAAGTTCAGCGCAACCTATTGGATTTTCGGATGCAATAGCCAACTCTAAACTTATTATCTTCCTTCTGTTCAGTAAGCTTGTTGttcaaatcagaaattttcaatCATTACTAAGCATCCTCTGCTATGCTGCCCAAGAGCGCaataaaaactaataaaaatccCGGAGCATTCAGCGCCAAATTCAAAGCTAACACTGTTTAGTATTTCGTAAAGCTAGCATTTTTAATTATGAGGAAAACGAAATTAAAATGAAGTAACCGCACCCAAACATTTTAGTTTTGCATATCTCGACCTAACTTAAATCAATCATGTTGATTCATCAAACAAGCATCCAGCACTCAAATGTATGCTGAAACCCTGAGGAAATATCGTTAGAATACAAACCCTAAAAACTTTTTTCTTTCCCAATTTTCAAATACATAAACAATGATCCAAAGgaacagaagaaaaaaaagctcttttttactaaaaaaaaaaaagacacaaaaGTATAGATAATGGCAGATGGACGATGACCTTTGACTAATTAGCGATGGAGAGCGGTCAAAGTTGCTTCAGCCTGTGGAAATGGTGTTGAATCGCTAAAAGTTGCTGAAGTTTTACACAGGATTTTCCTGTACAAGCCGAGACGAGGCacgttgcttttctttttttgtgaaTAATATGTCGCAGCTTGTAAACCATGCACTCGAGTTTGACAGGCATTTTACTCTCCAACCGTCTTGCGCGCTGATGGCTCAGCCTTTGCCAATCTTCGCTGTATAATCAATAAAGTAGAATGAAAAATTGCCCACTTCTTTTCTGATGCCTCAATTTCGAAACTGTGCAATTTGATCCCAAATAAGATTCGAAGTGGATTACTTCTCCTCTAACTTGTGGAatggaggggaaaaaaaatcaagaagaaaatactCCTTTCATCTCACTGAAGtgtcatattttcatttttcatccattCCAAAATTAGTGTAAGTATTTATTATTAATTGGGTAAAAAATATATCATTAGTGTTTCAATTTTAACCCTTATATCTTGTTGTACAAAATGGATCATTTCTCATTTGACTTGTGAAAtgaaggggaaaaagaaggaaaaaaaaaaaggaaggatatGACATAATGTGTTATTCTTCGAGGGGGCAAGTGGGTAATACTAAAATGTTAGAAGCGTTAAAAAAGttttaacaaaaacaaaaattaaacttTCATTAAATATAAGCTTTGTTACTTTTaataatattatttgaaatattatctaaaataattacTTATTGCGATGTGGTatatgtaaagaaaaaaaatgattaaaaatataAGACGTTGTTATAATacaaatataaataattttcaaatagtAACATATCCAAACACACACAATATCTTCTTTACACTTTATTTAATAATCACTAAATAGATTtcaatttgcttttttttttagttgagTTTAGATATGTTTGATTGGGCTTTTTATATACTAAATCAAATTCAAGctaaggtttttttttattaaacaaTAAGATAATATGATCAAAATAAAGTTGTGCCAAAGATAGTGTACATATTAAGAGATAAAGGAAATTTCTTTCTCATCTAAATTTCAACAAAGAAAATATCTTGAAATTCCAAAATGCCTTCCGAATTCAAGATGAACTAAAAGTAGACAAGTTTATTAAATTGTCTTTACTCATTAAAGACACAATTTCAAGTGATTTTTCCTTGAATATGCTCAGTTAGAGTGCTATGATtagtctttcattttttttcttgcattttcttacGAAAGTAAGAATTCGACAATCAATCCTAAAACCCCCGAGAAAtccttcaaaagccggcaacttttgaaggctCCCAAAGAGACTTAACTACCCAAACCCCAACTCCCAAGACCGATGTGCTATGATTAGTCTTTCATCTCTGGTTATAATTACATTCCtactctttttaaaaaaaacaaaacaaaacaaaactgcAACCTGTATTTATAAAGGATTATAATTGTATTCCCACTCATTTCACTCGAAATACATTCTCCCTCTTATGCCACGTGAAGTTTGGTACCAAATAGTTTTGTAACTGGCCATGCACCGATAATCGATTATGCACAAAATTGAATACTAAACTCGAAAGGGGTAACTTTGCAATTCCGATTAATTTGACAAGTTACCGACCTTTGCCCTTCTCCGACTGTTCAGAATTTTGTTCCGTAAATAAACCCTCCAAAAATCCTGCGATTTTCAGCAATTCGGTTTTTCTTCTCACCGGAAATAACCAGACATGAAAGCTCCTGTCGACGTCGTTGAAATCCACAGCAGCGACGATGAAGCCACCATTGTTGTAGATGCGGGAGGCCACAGAAACCTGAATAACAGCAACAATAACATCTACAAACCAATAAACGACGCGCAGCTGCAACTTAGAGCGCCTAAACTTGAAAATCCCGTAGTACTTGCTCCACCGGACTCCAATTATCAGCCACTGGACACTCGGAGCTTCTGGAAAGCAGGGGCCTACGAGATTGGGCCTTCAAAGTGCTCTTATATACAAGGTCAATTTGCTCACCGTcaatttcccttctttttttttttttttgggaagttaaaaaaatgattttcttGATAGGTGATTTGGAACATGCCCGTGTGCATCCTAAGTTTTTGCATTCAAACGCGACGTCGCATAAATGGGCTTTTGGAGGTACATTTATCTGTTATAGTTATTCAGTTGAAGGGAAGCAGTATTACAGCTTATGCAATCGAACTACAGGATTAGTTCCGTTCACGATTTACAtacttacaaaaaatatattttcttaTAGCCATGGAAAATATGACAAGAAATGCTCCACTATAGTTGAATTTCAACTATTTGATGGGTAGAATAGCTCGTATGTGGAATGTTGCAGAAGATAAACTACTTCTGCGACTGTGCTTCCATTTCTTCGGTCAATTATATGCTTTGATATCTAATTTTTTGTGACTTACTTGTACGTGCTTGCAGCAATTGCTGAGCTTCTCGACAATGCAGTTGATGAGGTAATTACGTTTTCTGCTCTGTACTATGTCTATAATTTACATCCAAAGGAGTGAAATCGATGGCTTAACGTTTTTAAGTTGGCAATGTGGTAAAGGTTGGAAGTTGACTTCAGATGCAGTCGGCATTCTTTGTTTGGATGTGTCTGGAAGCTAATTTTGTGAATGGATTTGTTAATGACTTTCTACTTTGACCATTGCTCGTGTTCCTGTGGACAGTCGCAgattttcaatagtgtagccaAACATTATGACGCAAGTCTGATGCTTGGTCTAAATATGTTCACATAACAGGTGCCAGGTTTTGTTAGTCTGGCAATTGCAACCAGTTTAAAAGATCTCTTTTGGGGAAACGGTGGCAttagagctaatgattgacgatcTCTTGCATGGCATAGAAATGAATCTCAAAAAGATGGGTTGTTGGTTGGAATAGGCTTTCCGATTTCTATCCTAGTAGTTTATGGATCATGTGGGTCAGCTCTAGAGACAAATTTTTGAGTGCTTGTCTGTTGGGAAAGAGTCTATTCCTTCTTCCTCGAGAATCTAACTAAACTTAatcttgctttcatttcctttttataTGCGATACATGataggagagaaaaacaaggaTGAACTTAATTGTTCAATTTTTGATCCAGCTAGAGGTACTTTTGAAGTTGTTGGGATATCAATTTTGTTTGAATTGATGAGCGTGAAATTTGTTTGGTCCTGTATGTCAGATAGAAAATGGTGCAACTTTTGTGAAGGTTGACAGAATTTACAACAAGAAGGATAACTCTCCTGCATTACTTTTTCAAGGTGTTCTTCCATTGCTTGTCTTCCCCTCTGGTATAGTTCATTGTGTTTTGGTATGGGATTCCAGACCACAGTTTAAGAAGCTTCAATATTTCTTGTATGCAGATGATGGAGGTGGAATGAATCCAGAAAGCATTCGGAAATGCATGAGCTTGGGTTACTCTTCAAAGACATCAAACACTACAATAGGACAATGTAATTACTGGCatattttgttttagtttcACGACTTGCCTTATGTTATATTTTCTCCTTGTAGAGTTCCTTTATGAAGTCTGTGCCATAATGTGCCTTCTTGGACCTACTAATGAACACATCCAGGAGCTTGTGATGAAATCATCCAATGACTTGAGGAAGAAATTTTAAAACCAGAAAGAAATAAATCTTAACTGCAGAATTAGGTGAATGAGGATCTAATCAATGATCTTTTTGGCTTCTCTGGTAAATTATCTTATCCAGTATCAGACTACTTTCAATGTTGTGCTGCCAAATATCCTGTCCTTCGAGTAATAAGGTTGAGAGATATGTAATTAGTGAGTTTGTGCAAATAGTATGCCAGATTTATTTATCCAGTGGGCAGCGACTAAATTTCTATGAATTTGTCTTGTCAGGAAATTCTCTGCACTAATATTTTGAACTGTGTGATAGCAATTGATTCTCCTGCAGTATTCTGTTGGTGGCCCTTAAGAACTTGAGCTACGTGCTTGGCTATTTTGAtgctaaataataaaaattcttgGCCACCAAAAAAACATTAATAATAATTTGCTCAGCTGATGACATCTATATCCTCATTTAAGGGTGGTATATTTGGTTGCAGATGGTAATGGTTTTAAGACAAGTACCATGCGTTTGGGAGCTGATGTTATTGTCTTTAGTCGTGCATCTCGGTCAGGGTATGATTTGCTATCTTATCTTGCATCTCTGGTATTTTTAGTAGGGCTGGAAAAGAGTGAGTTTAAAGCCTTTTGACCTCAATAACTAAAGGAAGATACAAGTAAGACGAGGTGATGATATTCTAACAAGTTTCCATACCTTAAGCTGGCTGCATTGTTTGTAGTGATGGTCAATTGGAAACACAGATTTTCTAAGGGGGCTATTTTGTTGAATTCTTATGAACACTCGTTTTTGTCTTTGTTCTTGTCCTTTTTAACCAAACTCTGTGGGGCTAGTT
The genomic region above belongs to Coffea arabica cultivar ET-39 chromosome 7c, Coffea Arabica ET-39 HiFi, whole genome shotgun sequence and contains:
- the LOC140010762 gene encoding protein RTE1-HOMOLOG-like; amino-acid sequence: MEPNTHPQHTLMIEENASHSMEVDPKRARFPCCIVWTPLPLLSWFIPFVGHLGICREDGVILDFAGPNYVCVDNFAFGAPTCYFQIGKDQCGYTQYSAAYSNEDGYQHDEPGRGALTWDETLQKSTQEYQHQSYNILTCNCHSFVANCLNRLKFRAGGWNVVNLAIFMFLNGRWVNKSSILKSYLPFLIVLGLGIIFGGATFLTYLAVFVILLIVWFVVGTYCFKKLIYV